The proteins below are encoded in one region of Ferroplasma acidiphilum:
- a CDS encoding thioredoxin domain-containing protein: MNKLANENSPYLLEHSNNPVDWNPWSDEAFNLAKKEDKPVFLSIGYSSCHWCHVMEQESFTDPEVAKRMNSTFVCIKVDREEMPDVDSLYMTFSQVMTGTGGWPLNVILTPDRKPIFAFTYIPRVSRNNMIGIMELAENIDYLWKNKRGEMEKNGDEAISRLRNMERKEENNSPVDYKKAIEATYESLKRNYDSEYGGFGNAPKFPSFHNIIFLLNYYKAHGKEEALEMVKHSLRMMYIGGMYDHVGGGFHRYSTDPFFRIPHFEKMTYDQAMAIIAYSYAYDVTGDTFYKNVVYEIYKFLKQEMFSRGFYTAMDADSEGQEGKYYTWTYEELVENAGKKFVYDFNILPEGNFYDANSRQTGRNILYMGRDIQGDPTTLYKNELEALKKSREKRIKPLTDDKILTDINGLVIKALSIASMIFNDKDMLNTAEGSADFIMNDMYTDKKLMHSYRNGKSSINGMLDDYSFMVSGLLSLYEASLNDIYLDYARDLQKTIMDTFYDKTSGGFYNGMGNLLVRLKESYDNAIPSGFSFEIGNMIVFNYIDDKYRVELEKSINAVSKDIEMQPMFFTYTISNFFNMVDFYKVSTSSPEVMEYLQQHYPYNYFFLKDGSNEISVCDTNKCYIVKNMDELKKLIKC, encoded by the coding sequence ATGAATAAACTTGCAAATGAAAATAGCCCATACCTGCTGGAACATTCAAATAATCCTGTTGACTGGAATCCATGGTCTGATGAAGCCTTTAACCTGGCTAAAAAAGAGGATAAGCCTGTATTTCTCAGTATAGGTTATTCCAGCTGCCACTGGTGCCATGTTATGGAGCAGGAGAGCTTCACTGACCCTGAAGTCGCTAAAAGGATGAACAGTACATTTGTATGCATAAAGGTCGACCGGGAGGAAATGCCCGATGTGGATAGCCTCTATATGACATTTAGCCAGGTAATGACAGGGACAGGCGGATGGCCACTGAATGTGATACTCACTCCTGATAGAAAACCAATTTTTGCATTTACCTATATACCGAGGGTTTCCAGAAATAACATGATAGGCATAATGGAATTAGCAGAAAATATTGACTATCTGTGGAAGAATAAGAGGGGCGAAATGGAAAAAAATGGCGATGAAGCCATATCAAGGTTAAGGAACATGGAGAGGAAAGAAGAAAACAATTCTCCTGTGGATTATAAAAAAGCCATAGAAGCTACCTATGAGTCACTTAAAAGAAATTATGACAGTGAATACGGAGGATTCGGGAACGCACCGAAGTTTCCTTCATTCCATAATATTATTTTCCTGCTGAACTATTATAAAGCACATGGAAAAGAGGAAGCCCTGGAAATGGTGAAACATTCACTGCGCATGATGTATATAGGGGGCATGTATGACCATGTTGGAGGTGGATTCCATAGATATTCAACCGATCCATTCTTCCGAATCCCGCACTTCGAAAAGATGACATATGACCAGGCAATGGCAATAATTGCATATTCATATGCATATGATGTTACCGGTGATACTTTCTACAAAAATGTTGTCTATGAAATATATAAATTCCTGAAACAGGAAATGTTTTCAAGGGGATTTTATACAGCTATGGATGCGGATTCTGAAGGCCAGGAAGGAAAGTATTATACATGGACATATGAAGAGCTGGTAGAAAATGCAGGAAAGAAATTTGTTTATGACTTCAATATACTGCCAGAAGGCAATTTCTACGATGCAAATTCCCGCCAGACAGGGCGAAATATACTGTATATGGGCAGGGATATACAGGGTGATCCAACAACACTCTATAAAAACGAGCTTGAAGCATTGAAGAAAAGCAGGGAAAAAAGGATAAAACCATTAACAGATGATAAAATTCTAACCGATATAAACGGCCTTGTGATAAAAGCACTTTCCATAGCTTCCATGATTTTTAATGATAAAGACATGCTCAACACTGCTGAAGGGTCAGCCGATTTTATCATGAACGATATGTATACAGATAAAAAGCTGATGCACTCCTACCGGAATGGAAAATCATCTATTAATGGCATGCTTGATGACTATTCATTTATGGTTTCTGGCCTCCTATCATTATACGAAGCATCCTTAAATGACATATATCTTGACTATGCCCGCGATCTCCAGAAAACAATTATGGATACATTTTATGATAAAACCTCTGGTGGTTTCTATAACGGCATGGGAAACCTGCTTGTAAGGCTTAAGGAATCCTATGACAATGCCATACCATCCGGTTTTTCCTTTGAGATCGGCAACATGATTGTTTTTAACTATATTGATGATAAATATAGGGTGGAACTGGAGAAATCAATCAATGCCGTATCAAAGGACATAGAAATGCAACCCATGTTCTTTACATATACAATTTCGAATTTCTTTAATATGGTTGATTTCTATAAGGTTTCTACTTCATCTCCAGAAGTTATGGAATACCTGCAACAGCACTATCCCTATAACTACTTCTTCCTGAAAGACGGCAGTAATGAAATCTCCGTATGCGATACCAATAAATGTTATATCGTTAAGAATATGGATGAACTGAAAAAGCTAATCAAGTGTTAA
- a CDS encoding 60S ribosomal export protein NMD3: MKCILCGENEAYKLGLCRSCLSDKIHLKSDNMDLTVCPKCGAVRLNKKWHYDNADKYIIKSATSHVIMDKEDKISSVTSYNIGENEISMELVVEDRNLGDVEKEISINLKTYKESCPVCNKVTGSYYESVIQLRTYTTAYGKILEEAKDTIVKFMKNLNKQDPNSFISRIDTLKEGLDIYLGKKEDAVKIDKLMELDYFCNMKITKSLAGRKDSKDLFRYTHLVRILDLQKGSVVYNKAYYMVKNIKPNTIELLDIHNGSTLTVSSKEFFRATYRIVMKEPEATKFIVLSSTDNESQLMNSRTFEIITFRSPFKQKEVNLYKYEGVFYPL, encoded by the coding sequence ATGAAATGTATCCTATGCGGTGAAAATGAGGCGTATAAACTTGGACTATGCAGGAGTTGCCTTTCCGATAAAATCCACCTTAAATCAGATAATATGGACCTTACTGTGTGCCCTAAATGTGGTGCAGTGAGGCTTAATAAAAAATGGCATTACGACAATGCTGATAAATACATAATTAAAAGTGCCACTTCACATGTAATTATGGATAAGGAAGATAAGATATCCAGTGTAACATCATACAATATAGGTGAAAATGAGATATCCATGGAGTTAGTAGTGGAAGACAGGAATCTCGGTGACGTGGAGAAGGAAATATCTATAAACCTTAAAACTTATAAGGAAAGCTGCCCGGTTTGCAACAAGGTTACAGGATCCTATTACGAATCTGTGATACAGTTAAGGACTTATACAACTGCATACGGGAAGATACTTGAAGAGGCAAAGGATACGATAGTTAAATTTATGAAAAACCTCAACAAACAGGATCCAAACTCCTTTATCTCCAGAATTGACACATTAAAAGAAGGTCTTGATATATACCTCGGTAAAAAAGAGGATGCTGTAAAGATTGACAAGCTGATGGAACTTGATTATTTTTGCAATATGAAAATAACAAAATCACTTGCCGGGCGAAAGGATAGCAAAGACCTATTCCGGTACACTCATCTTGTACGTATACTGGACCTTCAGAAAGGTTCTGTGGTATATAATAAAGCATATTATATGGTCAAGAATATCAAGCCAAATACAATAGAGCTTCTGGATATACACAATGGCAGTACTTTAACAGTAAGTTCAAAGGAATTCTTCCGGGCTACATACAGAATAGTAATGAAAGAACCGGAAGCAACTAAATTTATAGTTTTATCGAGTACAGATAATGAATCACAGCTTATGAATTCCAGAACATTTGAAATTATTACATTCCGCAGCCCTTTTAAGCAGAAAGAAGTAAACCTCTACAAATACGAAGGCGTATTCTATCCCCTGTGA
- a CDS encoding arginine deiminase family protein: MKNILKLLRYASMEIKSEWGHLNRVIMHRPGTEITYAMLAPKPFLFERPFNYSIANKEHQNLEDTLRENGVKVDLLENLIVDEAEKKASFRQKLEEKIMALVNFYGTMESVEEAKKDMEKNIKYVDPLSLFQALIMEPSIDLKEYVPGIQYPRVYSNLPLANLYFMRDQQAVSSGVLLGKMKMQQRRKETDITSFVFSEILGAKTKKITEGFFEGGDFIPCGDFCLIGTGNRTDETGAMEAINSGIFNFPRVAIITNPLYDFMDGHDVMVNMHLDTYFNIPAKGMAITSVELARVARAKIYTRDREGHYAQETETTLYDFLKGEGYEFINLGISEQLSYSSNFLTLSDRKIVAIDSSKVIKKLLAENVFDTDTRQKIIKDMELKSGKMFPDSDAMAKSGIDVIKIDLSEITGGYGGAHCMTSAIDRT; this comes from the coding sequence GTGAAAAACATTTTAAAGCTCTTGCGATACGCTTCCATGGAAATAAAATCAGAATGGGGGCACTTAAACAGGGTTATAATGCACAGGCCAGGAACAGAAATAACATATGCAATGCTGGCACCTAAACCATTTTTATTTGAGCGACCGTTTAACTATTCCATTGCAAATAAAGAACACCAGAATCTTGAAGATACTCTGAGGGAAAATGGTGTAAAAGTTGACCTTCTTGAAAATTTAATCGTTGACGAAGCAGAAAAAAAAGCGTCATTCCGCCAAAAACTGGAAGAAAAAATAATGGCGCTGGTAAATTTTTACGGTACAATGGAATCAGTAGAGGAGGCAAAAAAAGACATGGAAAAGAATATAAAATATGTTGACCCGCTTTCCCTGTTCCAGGCATTAATAATGGAACCATCAATAGACCTTAAAGAGTACGTTCCCGGGATACAGTATCCAAGGGTTTACTCTAACCTCCCACTGGCCAATCTTTATTTCATGCGTGATCAGCAGGCTGTATCATCCGGAGTGCTTTTAGGAAAAATGAAAATGCAGCAGAGGAGAAAAGAAACTGATATTACATCATTCGTGTTCAGTGAAATTCTGGGGGCGAAAACCAAAAAAATTACGGAAGGATTTTTTGAAGGAGGGGATTTCATACCCTGCGGAGATTTTTGCCTTATAGGTACGGGAAACAGGACAGATGAAACAGGTGCAATGGAAGCAATCAATTCAGGGATTTTCAATTTTCCCCGGGTAGCAATTATTACCAATCCTTTATATGATTTCATGGACGGGCATGATGTAATGGTCAATATGCATCTGGATACCTATTTCAATATACCTGCAAAGGGAATGGCTATCACATCCGTTGAGCTTGCCAGGGTAGCCCGGGCAAAGATATATACAAGGGATAGGGAAGGGCATTATGCACAGGAAACAGAAACAACGCTTTATGATTTCCTGAAAGGGGAAGGCTATGAATTTATTAATCTTGGTATAAGTGAGCAGCTTTCATACTCTTCCAATTTTTTGACGCTGTCTGATAGGAAAATAGTGGCAATTGACTCTTCAAAAGTAATAAAAAAGCTCCTTGCAGAGAATGTTTTTGACACTGATACACGCCAGAAAATAATAAAAGATATGGAATTGAAAAGTGGAAAAATGTTCCCGGACAGCGATGCAATGGCAAAAAGCGGGATAGATGTGATAAAAATAGACCTAAGTGAAATAACAGGCGGCTATGGCGGAGCCCATTGCATGACCTCAGCAATTGATAGAACATAA
- a CDS encoding 30S ribosomal protein S3ae, whose protein sequence is MADRRRSTTKDKWKEKSWYTIVAPSYFGEKEIGLSPSADPKYMINRTIAVPVSTFTGNFKKASSMVLFQIDNCEGKRCTTKFIGHEVSDDTIRRMVRRRRERLDIVTDVKTSDLYNVAVKLVLVADQKLTGTKRSEIRSTAVDYILNKAKEMDLGTFANYVIGDAVYGDFVNSLKDVYPIKKIEVRKTEIGKRDEVPDKEQEPVEAVPN, encoded by the coding sequence ATGGCAGATAGAAGAAGGTCAACTACAAAGGATAAATGGAAGGAGAAATCGTGGTACACAATCGTCGCTCCATCATATTTTGGAGAAAAGGAAATCGGGTTAAGCCCCAGTGCTGACCCTAAGTATATGATAAATAGGACTATAGCGGTTCCTGTATCAACTTTTACCGGAAATTTTAAGAAAGCTAGCTCTATGGTTTTATTCCAGATAGACAACTGTGAAGGCAAAAGATGCACTACTAAATTCATAGGGCACGAAGTCAGCGATGATACGATAAGAAGAATGGTAAGGAGAAGGAGAGAAAGGCTTGACATAGTCACAGATGTAAAAACCAGTGATCTTTACAACGTGGCAGTTAAGCTGGTTCTTGTTGCTGACCAGAAACTTACAGGTACAAAGAGGTCTGAAATCAGGTCTACAGCAGTAGATTATATACTTAACAAGGCTAAGGAAATGGATCTAGGGACATTTGCAAATTATGTCATAGGAGATGCTGTCTACGGTGATTTTGTCAATTCATTGAAGGATGTTTATCCTATTAAAAAAATAGAAGTAAGGAAAACCGAGATTGGAAAGCGCGATGAAGTACCGGATAAGGAACAGGAACCTGTAGAAGCTGTTCCAAATTGA
- a CDS encoding ice-binding family protein, which yields MYKKHTIKITLVILISIILILSSSMLFLGQSQNSGNSGVSAAPFLSGSYNVSFNETGLTSGTQWNVVLNGTSRTSTSSSIVFSEVNNIYSYTIGNVSGFSVKSVSPASPVTVNGAAITVNVSFTKLAPVSISPVNLGTAGNYAILAKTGISNTGTTSIVGNIGVSPASSTYITGLSLTMNSSGQFSTSSMVTGNVYAATYASPTPSTLTTAVGDMQTAYTNAAGRTNPNYVNLGAGDLNGMTLVPGLYKWGTGVSISTSITLTGNSSSVWIFQISGGLTFGNGAHIILSGGAQPQNIFWQVASGATIGTGATFYGTILSQTAITIATGSSMTGLALAQTAVTLQSDTITAPLEPQSITAAMYGVTFTEAGLPSGTQWNVTLNGVLLSSTVPTISFSEPNGTYAFSVASSTADKIFPSTGSIIVNGEIAYQGITFAAPNQATYTVAFNESGLASGTQWGVTLDGITTTTISSSVNFTMTNASYPFSIIVPADYSATPSTGTETVNGNNITVLVTAVLIVYPVTFKETGLPSGTTWYLNITSMASSGPLTGTTYTVSLLNGSYAYTASSTDSAYHAVKGTFTVSGHSTSETAKFSKVSTSISNTDIYIIVGIVVALAVIGTAVAIMLRKGGSK from the coding sequence ATGTATAAAAAACATACAATAAAAATAACTCTGGTTATTCTTATATCAATTATACTAATTTTGTCATCAAGTATGCTATTCCTGGGTCAGTCACAAAATTCTGGCAATTCAGGCGTTTCTGCAGCACCTTTTTTATCCGGTTCATACAATGTTTCATTCAATGAAACAGGATTGACATCAGGAACACAATGGAACGTAGTATTGAATGGCACATCAAGAACATCGACATCAAGCTCAATCGTTTTCTCAGAAGTAAATAACATATATTCCTACACAATCGGGAACGTATCAGGATTTAGTGTGAAATCAGTGTCGCCTGCAAGCCCGGTAACTGTCAACGGAGCAGCAATTACAGTTAACGTATCATTTACAAAACTGGCCCCTGTATCTATATCTCCAGTGAACCTCGGGACAGCAGGCAATTACGCAATTCTGGCAAAAACTGGAATATCTAACACAGGAACAACTTCTATTGTAGGTAACATAGGTGTTAGCCCCGCGAGTAGCACTTACATAACAGGTTTATCATTAACAATGAATTCATCAGGGCAGTTTTCCACGTCCTCAATGGTTACCGGAAATGTATACGCAGCCACATATGCATCGCCTACTCCTTCAACACTAACAACTGCTGTGGGCGATATGCAGACAGCGTATACTAATGCAGCTGGAAGAACCAATCCAAATTATGTAAACCTCGGAGCAGGGGATTTAAACGGTATGACACTTGTACCTGGATTATATAAATGGGGAACTGGAGTATCCATATCAACAAGTATAACACTCACCGGGAACTCAAGCTCAGTCTGGATTTTCCAGATATCAGGCGGACTTACATTCGGTAACGGAGCACATATTATTCTAAGTGGTGGAGCACAGCCCCAGAACATATTCTGGCAGGTTGCAAGCGGAGCGACAATAGGAACAGGTGCAACATTTTATGGAACAATACTTTCACAGACAGCAATTACAATTGCTACCGGTTCCAGCATGACCGGACTCGCACTGGCTCAAACCGCCGTTACCCTTCAGTCTGATACAATAACTGCACCTCTCGAGCCACAGTCCATAACTGCTGCGATGTATGGAGTTACATTTACAGAAGCAGGGCTGCCATCTGGAACACAATGGAATGTCACACTGAATGGCGTATTACTATCATCTACCGTTCCTACTATCTCGTTCTCTGAACCAAATGGCACCTATGCCTTCTCAGTTGCTTCCAGCACTGCTGACAAGATATTTCCATCAACCGGAAGTATAATAGTTAACGGGGAAATTGCATACCAGGGAATTACATTTGCAGCACCAAATCAGGCTACCTACACCGTGGCATTCAATGAATCAGGGCTTGCATCTGGAACACAATGGGGTGTTACACTGGATGGGATAACCACAACAACCATCTCATCATCTGTCAATTTTACTATGACAAATGCATCGTATCCATTCTCTATAATAGTTCCAGCTGACTACAGTGCCACTCCATCTACGGGAACTGAAACAGTTAATGGAAATAACATAACCGTGTTGGTTACAGCCGTGCTCATAGTGTATCCGGTAACATTCAAGGAAACGGGATTGCCATCTGGAACAACCTGGTATCTGAACATAACCTCCATGGCTTCATCAGGGCCATTGACAGGAACAACCTACACGGTGAGCCTGTTGAATGGATCTTACGCGTACACTGCTAGCTCAACGGACAGTGCATATCATGCAGTCAAGGGAACTTTCACTGTAAGTGGGCATTCAACTTCTGAGACTGCTAAATTCTCAAAAGTTTCAACATCCATTTCAAACACAGACATATACATAATAGTCGGTATTGTTGTGGCACTGGCAGTTATTGGTACAGCAGTAGCAATAATGTTGAGAAAGGGAGGGTCCAAATAA
- a CDS encoding DUF2250 domain-containing protein — translation MEDAEIKKKLAMDHQMLMVLEHFQLAKLDYAKNVKIYTSIPQENVEIYIERLYSMELLEKYSGSSVKRTQAKLKKTNEVHKHHTYYELTNKGHYILKDMTEREYIKYLQVECLKLLVLKRLRKENREKCAKLYDMGLMDKNYEPTSMGLAVVDLARRRQIKIL, via the coding sequence ATGGAGGATGCAGAGATTAAGAAAAAACTGGCAATGGACCATCAGATGCTTATGGTTCTGGAGCATTTCCAGCTGGCAAAACTTGATTATGCAAAAAATGTAAAAATTTATACCAGCATACCCCAGGAAAATGTTGAGATATATATAGAAAGGCTTTATTCTATGGAATTGCTGGAAAAGTATAGCGGTTCATCTGTAAAGAGAACGCAGGCTAAACTAAAGAAAACAAATGAAGTGCATAAACACCATACCTATTATGAATTAACAAATAAGGGGCATTACATCCTTAAGGATATGACAGAAAGGGAATATATAAAATATTTGCAGGTGGAATGCCTGAAACTCCTGGTATTAAAACGGCTAAGAAAAGAAAACCGTGAAAAATGCGCAAAATTATACGACATGGGGTTAATGGACAAAAACTATGAGCCAACTTCTATGGGGCTTGCTGTGGTAGACCTGGCTAGAAGAAGGCAGATTAAAATATTATAA
- a CDS encoding Glu/Leu/Phe/Val family dehydrogenase, translated as MENLDPFDIALEQLNKAAKVMKLDKASIDVLSSPREILQVSIPVKMDNGTTEVFTGFRVHYNNARGPMKGGIRYYIKENLSEVKALSAWMTWKTALLGLPFGGAKGGIICDPKKMSKMELERLSRGYIDAIANFIGPEIDVPAPDVYTTPQIMGWMMDEYEKIVRHSAPGVITGKPLTIGGSLGRGDATAKGGMYVLREGAKYKGIDLTKAKFAVQGFGNAGQFAVKFVKEMFGAKVVAVSDSSGGIYKESGIDYAELLAHKEKHGSVENFPGSKNISNEELLESDVDVLIPSAIEDQLTGANASKVKAKIVLELANGPSTPEADEIFYKNNVLLLPDFLSNAGGVTVSYFEWVQNITGDYWTEDVVYSKLDEKMTFATKDVLATHEKYQTDPRTAAYIIAIQRVLDAMKARGLLN; from the coding sequence ATGGAAAATTTAGATCCGTTTGATATTGCGCTGGAACAGCTTAACAAGGCTGCTAAAGTTATGAAGCTTGATAAGGCAAGCATCGATGTTTTGAGTTCTCCCAGGGAGATCCTTCAGGTGAGCATACCTGTGAAGATGGATAATGGAACAACTGAAGTTTTTACCGGGTTCAGGGTACATTATAATAATGCCAGGGGACCTATGAAAGGAGGAATCAGATATTATATTAAAGAAAACCTTTCTGAAGTAAAGGCTCTATCAGCATGGATGACATGGAAAACAGCACTTCTCGGGCTTCCATTCGGTGGTGCAAAGGGCGGTATAATATGCGACCCGAAGAAAATGAGCAAGATGGAACTGGAAAGATTGAGCAGAGGGTATATCGATGCCATAGCAAACTTCATCGGCCCTGAAATAGATGTTCCGGCTCCAGATGTTTATACAACACCCCAGATAATGGGCTGGATGATGGATGAGTACGAAAAAATAGTCAGGCATTCAGCTCCAGGAGTTATCACAGGAAAACCATTGACAATAGGCGGGTCTCTTGGAAGAGGAGATGCCACAGCCAAAGGTGGAATGTATGTATTAAGAGAAGGTGCAAAATACAAGGGCATAGACCTTACAAAGGCAAAATTTGCCGTGCAGGGTTTCGGAAATGCAGGCCAATTTGCTGTTAAATTCGTAAAGGAAATGTTTGGCGCAAAGGTTGTTGCAGTTTCTGACTCAAGTGGCGGAATTTACAAGGAAAGTGGCATAGACTATGCAGAACTTCTTGCACATAAAGAAAAACACGGATCAGTAGAAAACTTCCCCGGATCAAAGAACATATCAAATGAAGAATTATTAGAATCTGATGTTGATGTATTGATACCCTCAGCAATAGAAGACCAGCTAACCGGCGCGAATGCATCGAAAGTTAAGGCAAAAATTGTGCTGGAACTTGCAAATGGGCCATCTACACCGGAAGCTGATGAAATATTCTACAAAAACAATGTGCTGCTGTTACCGGATTTCCTATCAAATGCAGGCGGTGTTACAGTATCATATTTCGAATGGGTTCAGAATATAACCGGAGACTACTGGACGGAGGATGTTGTATACAGCAAGCTGGATGAGAAGATGACATTTGCAACAAAAGATGTACTGGCAACCCATGAAAAATACCAGACCGACCCCAGGACAGCTGCATATATAATAGCCATACAGAGAGTACTCGACGCTATGAAAGCCAGAGGACTCTTAAACTAA
- a CDS encoding DNA polymerase sliding clamp has protein sequence MTRMNISVKNLRDVVDMLGTVVTEAKFKIGQQGISVNAVDPAHVAMVSLEIPKGILLEYDVESEEELSLDLEKVKGILKLASGNDSFIITKDKEKLRFEIGNIIKSISLLDNSQISTPRVPQIVAEDYIVINKGDLEKGLKAAEDVSDAIRFTMNPDSFSAKSMSDADESEMILPGDKLKEIQCHESIKSSYPLEYLLKFMRSISPNEEVKLSFKSDYPLTIEFNLGSESADRIKGRFLLAPRMES, from the coding sequence ATGACTAGAATGAACATTTCTGTAAAGAATCTCAGGGACGTAGTAGATATGCTCGGTACCGTTGTAACTGAAGCTAAATTTAAAATAGGCCAGCAGGGCATATCTGTAAATGCTGTGGATCCTGCACATGTAGCTATGGTTTCACTGGAAATTCCAAAGGGCATTCTCCTGGAATATGATGTGGAAAGTGAGGAGGAATTATCACTTGACCTTGAAAAGGTAAAAGGTATTTTAAAACTTGCATCGGGCAATGATTCTTTCATAATAACAAAAGATAAGGAAAAATTAAGATTTGAGATAGGCAATATAATTAAAAGCATATCACTTCTTGACAACAGCCAGATAAGTACACCAAGAGTTCCGCAAATTGTTGCAGAGGATTATATTGTAATAAACAAAGGAGACCTTGAAAAGGGGTTAAAGGCTGCTGAAGATGTATCGGACGCCATAAGGTTTACAATGAACCCTGATAGCTTTTCCGCCAAATCAATGTCAGATGCAGATGAGAGTGAAATGATATTGCCCGGTGACAAGCTGAAAGAAATACAGTGCCACGAGTCTATAAAATCATCGTATCCCCTGGAATACCTCCTGAAGTTTATGAGATCAATATCTCCAAATGAGGAAGTAAAACTTTCCTTCAAAAGTGATTATCCACTTACAATTGAATTCAATCTGGGTTCAGAATCGGCGGACAGAATAAAAGGAAGATTTTTGCTTGCCCCAAGAATGGAATCATAA
- a CDS encoding adenosylhomocysteinase, with translation MHRYPFQHRNFFKAKYYIHIIMTDNNGFLRLKWARDHMPVCANIRERFLKEKPFKGIKIAMALHVEAKTGIFALLLTEGGAEVRLASCNPLSSDDSVVQSLSKDYNYMVYAKKGESEKEYYENINKTIEAAPDIIIDDGGDLTNLVASKPELVKKVIGGNEETTTGVVRLKAMEKAGALKFPMFDVNDAQMKHFFDNRYGSGQSALDGFMNATNILIAGKNALVAGYGYVGKGVAMRLKGMGARVTVTEVDPVKAIEAVMDGFTVDTMNSAIRYCDLIFTATGMKNVVSYDDMLVAKKGIIMGNVGHFNNEIDYSSLEKKNIGKTPVRNLVTEYKLENGNTVNLISDGRLLNLAAGQGHPVEIMDLSFALQALTAEYIVKNKGKLSNKVYPVPAEIDTEVAKIALESLNFKIDTYTEEQLKYLDSYQEGT, from the coding sequence ATGCATCGTTATCCATTTCAGCATAGGAATTTTTTTAAGGCTAAATACTATATACACATTATAATGACAGATAATAATGGATTTTTAAGGTTAAAGTGGGCAAGAGACCATATGCCAGTTTGTGCTAATATACGTGAAAGATTTCTTAAGGAAAAACCATTCAAGGGAATAAAAATTGCGATGGCACTGCATGTGGAAGCGAAAACAGGGATATTTGCACTTTTGCTTACAGAAGGTGGTGCTGAAGTCCGTTTAGCCTCATGCAATCCCCTCAGTTCAGATGACAGTGTTGTCCAATCATTAAGCAAAGATTATAATTATATGGTTTATGCTAAAAAGGGAGAATCTGAAAAAGAATACTATGAAAATATTAATAAAACTATTGAAGCTGCACCTGATATTATCATAGATGATGGTGGAGACCTTACAAACCTTGTTGCCTCAAAACCGGAACTGGTAAAAAAAGTGATTGGTGGCAATGAAGAGACAACTACCGGTGTGGTAAGGCTTAAGGCTATGGAAAAAGCAGGGGCTTTGAAATTCCCGATGTTTGACGTCAATGATGCGCAGATGAAACACTTTTTCGACAACAGATACGGTTCGGGGCAGAGTGCACTGGATGGATTTATGAATGCAACAAATATCCTCATAGCTGGAAAAAATGCACTTGTAGCCGGATATGGGTATGTAGGCAAGGGAGTAGCCATGAGGTTAAAGGGCATGGGTGCGAGGGTTACTGTAACAGAAGTGGACCCTGTGAAAGCAATTGAAGCTGTTATGGATGGATTTACAGTAGATACAATGAACAGCGCTATAAGATACTGTGATCTCATATTCACAGCTACGGGCATGAAAAATGTGGTGAGCTATGATGATATGCTGGTTGCAAAGAAAGGCATAATAATGGGAAATGTAGGGCATTTTAACAATGAAATAGATTACTCCTCACTTGAAAAGAAAAATATAGGAAAAACACCTGTGAGAAATCTTGTTACAGAATATAAACTTGAAAATGGCAATACAGTGAATTTAATATCTGATGGAAGATTGCTTAACCTTGCAGCAGGGCAGGGGCATCCAGTTGAAATTATGGATTTAAGCTTTGCACTTCAGGCTCTGACAGCTGAATATATTGTGAAAAATAAGGGAAAACTATCAAACAAAGTTTATCCTGTGCCGGCGGAAATAGATACAGAGGTTGCAAAAATAGCACTGGAATCACTTAATTTTAAAATAGATACATACACAGAGGAGCAGCTAAAATACCTGGACAGCTACCAGGAAGGCACATAA